In Campylobacter mucosalis, a single window of DNA contains:
- a CDS encoding DUF523 domain-containing protein, translated as MAKDKILISACLLGKNCKYNGLNNQTDEVAKECEILSNTFELIAVCPEELGGLDTPREPAEILGEKVITEFSKLDVTKEFLKGAKECVNIAKQNSVNIAVLKAKSPSCGSDYIYDGSFSKTLIKKDGLTARALKENGVKIYTENEICKINKGEF; from the coding sequence ATGGCTAAAGATAAAATTTTAATAAGCGCCTGTTTGCTTGGCAAAAACTGCAAATATAACGGCTTAAATAACCAAACAGATGAAGTCGCAAAGGAGTGTGAAATTTTATCTAACACATTTGAACTTATAGCAGTTTGTCCTGAGGAACTTGGAGGACTTGATACACCAAGAGAACCTGCTGAAATTTTAGGTGAAAAAGTTATAACAGAATTTAGCAAACTAGACGTAACAAAAGAGTTTTTAAAAGGTGCAAAAGAGTGTGTAAATATAGCAAAACAAAACTCCGTAAACATAGCCGTACTAAAGGCAAAAAGTCCTAGCTGTGGCAGTGACTACATATATGACGGAAGCTTTAGTAAAACGCTAATTAAAAAAGATGGTCTTACAGCCAGAGCATTAAAAGAAAACGGAGTAAAAATATATACCGAAAATGAAATTTGCAAGATAAACAAAGGGGAATTCTAA
- the rpsR gene encoding 30S ribosomal protein S18, which yields MAEKRKYSRKYCKYTEAKIDFIDYKDTSLLKYCLSERFKIMPRRLTGTSKKYQEMVEKAIKRARHAAIIPYIVDRDNVVTNPFEGL from the coding sequence ATGGCAGAAAAAAGAAAATATTCACGCAAATATTGCAAATACACAGAGGCTAAGATTGATTTTATAGACTATAAGGATACTTCACTTTTAAAGTATTGCTTGTCTGAGAGATTTAAAATAATGCCAAGACGTTTAACTGGTACATCAAAAAAATATCAAGAGATGGTTGAAAAGGCTATCAAACGTGCTCGTCACGCAGCGATCATACCTTACATAGTAGATCGTGATAATGTAGTTACAAACCCTTTTGAGGGTCTATAA
- a CDS encoding single-stranded DNA-binding protein has translation MFNKVVLVGNLTRDIELRYTTNGAAIGNTGMAVTRRFTTNNEKREETCFIDITFFGKQAEIANQYLGKGSKLLVEGRLKFDQWTDNNGQNRSKHSVSVENMEMLGGGQNNNQGGFNQNNQNGFNNQGYQGGSNYGGGYNNSQNSYAQTNNQQSFGQQRVQNQPQNRANNDYYDEKIQDIDVDADKFDSEDNIPF, from the coding sequence ATGTTTAATAAAGTCGTTTTAGTGGGAAATTTGACTCGAGATATAGAGCTTAGATACACAACAAATGGTGCGGCTATCGGCAATACCGGTATGGCTGTAACTAGGCGTTTTACTACGAATAATGAAAAACGCGAAGAGACGTGCTTTATAGACATTACATTTTTTGGAAAACAAGCCGAAATAGCAAATCAATATTTAGGCAAGGGCTCTAAACTGCTTGTCGAGGGACGCTTGAAATTTGATCAATGGACAGATAACAATGGTCAAAATAGAAGCAAACACAGTGTAAGTGTTGAAAATATGGAGATGCTTGGTGGCGGACAAAATAATAACCAAGGTGGATTTAATCAAAATAATCAAAATGGTTTTAATAACCAAGGATATCAAGGTGGCTCAAATTACGGCGGAGGATACAATAACTCGCAAAATAGTTATGCACAAACTAACAATCAGCAGTCATTTGGACAACAAAGAGTTCAAAATCAGCCACAAAATAGAGCAAATAATGATTATTATGATGAGAAAATTCAAGATATTGATGTTGATGCTGATAAATTTGACAGCGAAGACAACATACCATTTTAA
- the rpsF gene encoding 30S ribosomal protein S6, with protein sequence MRHYELLFILKPTLTEEEVKARVDFVKEVIVKNGGEIASVVEMGTRKLAYTIQKYERGTYFVIYYKAPPALLAELVRNVRISEDIIRFLSVKYENKREIAAWERLCKGIKQTIVKREREPRAPREPRVEKSEELPFSEEN encoded by the coding sequence ATGAGACATTATGAGCTTTTGTTTATTCTGAAGCCAACGCTTACAGAAGAAGAAGTTAAAGCTAGAGTTGACTTCGTAAAAGAAGTTATAGTTAAAAATGGTGGCGAAATAGCCTCTGTTGTGGAAATGGGTACTAGAAAGTTAGCTTATACCATCCAAAAATATGAGCGTGGAACCTATTTTGTAATCTACTACAAAGCACCTCCTGCACTTTTAGCAGAGCTAGTAAGAAACGTAAGAATTAGTGAAGATATCATTAGATTCTTAAGTGTAAAATATGAAAATAAACGTGAAATAGCTGCTTGGGAAAGACTTTGCAAGGGTATTAAACAGACAATAGTTAAAAGAGAGCGTGAGCCAAGAGCACCACGTGAGCCAAGAGTTGAAAAGAGCGAAGAGCTTCCTTTTTCAGAAGAGAACTAA